A window from Salvia miltiorrhiza cultivar Shanhuang (shh) chromosome 2, IMPLAD_Smil_shh, whole genome shotgun sequence encodes these proteins:
- the LOC131008895 gene encoding transcription factor PRE3-like, with protein MSSSSRDRSSRITEDEINDLILKLQPLLPDSMSNTRVSASMILKETCNYLKKLHKEVDDLSERLSQLLASGSFDADTIRALLRR; from the exons atgtcaAGTAGTAGCAGGGATAGAAGTTCAAGAATTACAGAAGATGAGATCAATGACCTCATCTTGAAGCTGCAGCCGTTGTTGCCAGATTCAATGTCTAATACAAGG GTTTCAGCATCAATGATTTTAAAGGAGACATGCAATTACCTCAAGAAATTGCACAAGGAGGTGGATGATCTAAGTGAGAGACTGTCTCAACTTCTGGCTTCTGGAAGTTTCGATGCAGATACTATTAGGGCACTCCTCCGACGTTGA
- the LOC131008896 gene encoding putative leucine-rich repeat receptor-like serine/threonine-protein kinase At2g04300 → MASHILSLTIFFILFLISANGRLLQKGESVNPGSHFLSTANAKIKAVSRATADSYTTNYNDVLGLGVLVTQFPSLLQANQDPCVVPIWDWIECNSDPTPRVIALDLNNRLLYGQLIYDFSSMDALQRIDFSQNFIFGDIPSFFGTLLDLQELNLASNYFSGVVPDSIACNKNLNLTLSGNSYLTSVTCSKSNKSPSSAANGNSGSSNGLGFQVPASSRRSKKKSNLPAILGGTISAFVVFWAAIGGYAMRRHRAKTAAAVAQESTPKQGPTEELPMNARPTEMSPSS, encoded by the exons ATGGCCTCCCACATTCTCTCTCTTACCATATTCTTCATTCTATTCTTGATTTCTGCTAACG GTAGGTTGTTGCAGAAGGGTGAAAGCGTCAATCCCGGCTCGCATTTTCTCTCAACTGCCAATGCCAAAATCAAAGCAGTTTCTCGCGCCACTGCTGATTCTTACACCACTAATTACAACGATG TATTGGGGTTGGGTGTATTAGTCACACAATTTCCATCACTGCTACAAGCCAATCAAGATCCCTGCGTCGTTCCCATTTGGGATTGGATCGAATGCAATTCTGACCCTACACCACGTGTTATTGCTCT GGATCTCAACAATAGACTTTTGTATGGCCAACTTATTTATGACTTCAGTTCTATGGATGCTCTTCAGAGAAT TGACTTTTCCCAAAACTTTATTTTTGGAGACATCCCCTCATTCTTTGGCACACTTCTAGATCTGCAAGAACT GAACTTGGCAAGTAATTATTTCTCTGGAGTAGTACCAGACTCAATAGCATGCAACAAGAACTTGAACTTAAC CCTAAGTGGTAATTCCTACTTGACATCCGTCACGTGTTCCAAGTCCAACAAATCTCCATCTTCAGCGGCAAACGGAAACTCCGGCAGCAGCAACGGCCTCGGCTTCCAAGTTCCGGCGAGTTCAAGAAGATCGAAAAAGAAGAGTAATCTGCCTGCAATACTGGGCGGCACGATTTCAGCATTTGTAGTTTTCTGGGCTGCTATTGGAGGTTATGCTATGCGTCGTCACAGAGCTAAAACAGCAGCTGCTGTTGCCCAAGAATCCACCCCCAAACAAG GGCCTACGGAGGAGTTGCCCATGAATGCTCGTCCTACTGAAATGAGCCCATCATCTTGA
- the LOC131008898 gene encoding microtubule-associated protein RP/EB family member 1B-like isoform X2: MAANIGIMDSAYFVGRNEILGWINDRLQLNLSRIEEAASGAVQCQMMDMTHPGVVPMHKVNFDGKTEYDFIQNYKVLQDVFNKLKIDKHIEVNRLVKARPLDNLEFLQWLKRYCDSVNGGLMNENYNPVERRTKGGNRSIRGPQKNSKSLQTNNSVNSGSCDEEPVVLRRSTSTGAKNMKSGANTSSDFQSLTKEITDLKVSVDLLEKERDFYFAKLRDVEVLCQTPELENLPMAVAIKKILYAADENEDALAEAQEIVSELIIAEQTGLSDDN; encoded by the exons ATGGCAGCAAATATAGGGATTATGGATAGTGCATACTTCGTGGGGAGAAATGAGATTCTAGGCTGGATCAACGACAGGCTTCAGCTCAATCTCTCTCGAATTGAAGAG GCTGCATCTGGGGCTGTGCAATGTCAGATGATGGACATGACTCACCCAGGAGTCGTTCCAATGCACAAG GTGAACTTTGATGGTAAGACTGAATATGATTTCATCCAAAATTACAAAGTGCTTCAGGATGTTTTTAACAAACTCAAAATCGACAAG CATATTGAGGTCAACAGACTTGTCAAAGCGAGACCATTGGACAACTTGGAGTTCCTGCAATGGCTGAAACGCTATTGTGATTCTGTAAACGGGGGTCTAATGAATGA GAATTACAATCCTGTGGAGCGCAGAACTAAAGGTGGAAATAGGAGTATCAGGGGTCCCCAGAAGAACTCCAAGTCATTACAAACGAACAATTCCGTGAACTCTGGCTCTTGTGATGAAGAGCCAGTGGTTCTTAGAAGAAGTACAA GCACTGGGGCGAAGAATATGAAGTCAGGGGCCAATACCTCGTCCGACTTTCAATCATTGACAAAGGAG ATTACTGATCTCAAAGTTTCAGTCGATCTCTTGGAAAAGGAACGAGACTTCTACTTTGCCAAATTACGTGATGTAGAAGTACTTTGTCAGACTCCCGAGCTAGAGAATCTCCCG ATGGCTGTGGCAATAAAGAAGATTCTATATGCTGCAGACGAGAACGAGGATGCCCTTGCAGAGGCTCAAGAAATCGTGTCTGAATTGATAATTGCAGAGCAAACCGGGTTATCCGATGATAACTGA
- the LOC131008898 gene encoding microtubule-associated protein RP/EB family member 1A-like isoform X1 gives MAANIGIMDSAYFVGRNEILGWINDRLQLNLSRIEEAASGAVQCQMMDMTHPGVVPMHKVNFDGKTEYDFIQNYKVLQDVFNKLKIDKHIEVNRLVKARPLDNLEFLQWLKRYCDSVNGGLMNENYNPVERRTKGGNRSIRGPQKNSKSLQTNNSVNSGSCDEEPVVLRRSTSNTSILLSHFLYNLSSHVNKSPSSGTGAKNMKSGANTSSDFQSLTKEITDLKVSVDLLEKERDFYFAKLRDVEVLCQTPELENLPMAVAIKKILYAADENEDALAEAQEIVSELIIAEQTGLSDDN, from the exons ATGGCAGCAAATATAGGGATTATGGATAGTGCATACTTCGTGGGGAGAAATGAGATTCTAGGCTGGATCAACGACAGGCTTCAGCTCAATCTCTCTCGAATTGAAGAG GCTGCATCTGGGGCTGTGCAATGTCAGATGATGGACATGACTCACCCAGGAGTCGTTCCAATGCACAAG GTGAACTTTGATGGTAAGACTGAATATGATTTCATCCAAAATTACAAAGTGCTTCAGGATGTTTTTAACAAACTCAAAATCGACAAG CATATTGAGGTCAACAGACTTGTCAAAGCGAGACCATTGGACAACTTGGAGTTCCTGCAATGGCTGAAACGCTATTGTGATTCTGTAAACGGGGGTCTAATGAATGA GAATTACAATCCTGTGGAGCGCAGAACTAAAGGTGGAAATAGGAGTATCAGGGGTCCCCAGAAGAACTCCAAGTCATTACAAACGAACAATTCCGTGAACTCTGGCTCTTGTGATGAAGAGCCAGTGGTTCTTAGAAGAAGTACAAGTAATACCTCTATTCTTCTTTCCCATTTTCTTTATAACTTAAGCAGTCATGTTAATAAATCTCCATCTTCAGGCACTGGGGCGAAGAATATGAAGTCAGGGGCCAATACCTCGTCCGACTTTCAATCATTGACAAAGGAG ATTACTGATCTCAAAGTTTCAGTCGATCTCTTGGAAAAGGAACGAGACTTCTACTTTGCCAAATTACGTGATGTAGAAGTACTTTGTCAGACTCCCGAGCTAGAGAATCTCCCG ATGGCTGTGGCAATAAAGAAGATTCTATATGCTGCAGACGAGAACGAGGATGCCCTTGCAGAGGCTCAAGAAATCGTGTCTGAATTGATAATTGCAGAGCAAACCGGGTTATCCGATGATAACTGA
- the LOC131008898 gene encoding microtubule-associated protein RP/EB family member 1B-like isoform X3, producing MMDMTHPGVVPMHKVNFDGKTEYDFIQNYKVLQDVFNKLKIDKHIEVNRLVKARPLDNLEFLQWLKRYCDSVNGGLMNENYNPVERRTKGGNRSIRGPQKNSKSLQTNNSVNSGSCDEEPVVLRRSTSTGAKNMKSGANTSSDFQSLTKEITDLKVSVDLLEKERDFYFAKLRDVEVLCQTPELENLPMAVAIKKILYAADENEDALAEAQEIVSELIIAEQTGLSDDN from the exons ATGATGGACATGACTCACCCAGGAGTCGTTCCAATGCACAAG GTGAACTTTGATGGTAAGACTGAATATGATTTCATCCAAAATTACAAAGTGCTTCAGGATGTTTTTAACAAACTCAAAATCGACAAG CATATTGAGGTCAACAGACTTGTCAAAGCGAGACCATTGGACAACTTGGAGTTCCTGCAATGGCTGAAACGCTATTGTGATTCTGTAAACGGGGGTCTAATGAATGA GAATTACAATCCTGTGGAGCGCAGAACTAAAGGTGGAAATAGGAGTATCAGGGGTCCCCAGAAGAACTCCAAGTCATTACAAACGAACAATTCCGTGAACTCTGGCTCTTGTGATGAAGAGCCAGTGGTTCTTAGAAGAAGTACAA GCACTGGGGCGAAGAATATGAAGTCAGGGGCCAATACCTCGTCCGACTTTCAATCATTGACAAAGGAG ATTACTGATCTCAAAGTTTCAGTCGATCTCTTGGAAAAGGAACGAGACTTCTACTTTGCCAAATTACGTGATGTAGAAGTACTTTGTCAGACTCCCGAGCTAGAGAATCTCCCG ATGGCTGTGGCAATAAAGAAGATTCTATATGCTGCAGACGAGAACGAGGATGCCCTTGCAGAGGCTCAAGAAATCGTGTCTGAATTGATAATTGCAGAGCAAACCGGGTTATCCGATGATAACTGA
- the LOC131008900 gene encoding succinate dehydrogenase subunit 5, mitochondrial produces the protein MEKMMLMRSLSRSILRRSQVLSSSPAAAAASAAVNQKIRHFHSSSPSVPASSPNRNFRHPFAHLGGIRSFSEDISHFPAIEDPQIKRAFKDLMATSWDDLSPAVVHDVKKALSKGTEDKSAQDALKDVFRAAEAVEEFTGIVMSLKMELDDAIGLSGENVRPLPEDYQKAIKTLFNRYTEYLAAFEPKETYLKKKVETELGSKMIYLKMRCGGLEADWGKVSVLGTSGLSGSYVEQRA, from the exons ATGGAGAAGATGATGTTGATGAGATCGTTGAGTCGGTCAATCTTGCGCAGATCTCAAGTGCTTTCATCCTCccccgccgccgctgccgccagCGCAGCCGTCAACCAAAAAATCCGCCACTTCCACTCCTCGTCTCCATCAGTCCCCGCTTCTTCTCCAAATCGAA ATTTCCGGCATCCTTTTGCACATCTTGGGGGTATTCGCTCTTTCAGTGAGGACATTTCCCATTTTCCTGCTATTGAGGACCCACAGATTAAGCGTGCTTTTAAAGACTTGATGGCTACAAGCTGGGATGACCTCTCACCAGCAGTCGTCCACGATGTGAAGAAGGCATTGTCCAAGGGTACTGAAGACAAATCTGCCCAGGATGCGCTGAAAGATGTTTTCCGAGCAGCAGAAGCTGTTGAGGAATTTACAGGGATTGTCATGTCTCTGAAAATGGAATTGGATGATGCTATTGGACTTAGTGGTGAG AACGTGAGACCACTGCCTGAAGACTATCAGAAGGCAATTAAGACGCTCTTCAACAGATACACTGAGTATTTGGCAGCATTTGAGCCAAAAGAGACCTATTTGAAGAAGAAAGTTGAGACGGAGTTAGGATCAAAGATGATATACTTGAAAATGAGGTGTGGTGGCCTTGAAGCTGACTGGGGAAAG GTCTCAGTCCTTGGAACTTCCGGGCTCTCAGGTTCTTATGTTGAGCAAAGAGCATGA
- the LOC131008901 gene encoding HVA22-like protein a: MRASTAQSFLKLLAENLDVVAGPVVTLVYPLYASIRAIETKSVGDDQQWLTYWVLYSMITLFELTFAPLIQWLPFWTYARLIFTCWLVIPYFSGAASVYNNVVRPYIVTRQKRINIWYVPNIKDVFTKPHDIVTAAERYIQENGPEAFEKIIQRSNRGTASSMNKFTNNTSFYDDNYKYEDDYRY; the protein is encoded by the exons ATGAGGGCCTCTACAGCTCAAAGCTTCCTCAAACTGCTGGCAGAAAATCTCGACGTCGTTGCTGG GCCTGTGGTGACTCTGGTTTATCCTCT ATATGCTTCGATAAGGGCGATCGAGACGAAATCAGTTGGTGATGATCAGCAATGGCTTACTTATTGGGTTCTTTACTCCATGATTACTCTTTTTGAGCTTACCTTTGCACCGCTTATTCAGTG GCTTCCTTTCTGGACGTATGCGAGGCTCATATTCACCTGCTGGTTAGTCATACCATACTTCAGTGGAGCAGCATCTGTGTACAATAACGTGGTCCGCCCCTACATTGTGACCAGGCAGAAGAGGATCAACATATGGTACGTGCCCAACATCAAGGACGTCTTCACCAAGCCCCACGACATCGTCACTGCTGCAGAGAGATACATCCAAGAAAACGGCCCCGAAGCATTCGAGAAGATCATTCAAAGG AGTAACAGAGGAACAGCGTCGAGCATGAACAAGTTCACCAACAACACTTCGTTCTACGATGACAACTACAAATATGAGGATGACTACAGGTACTGA